The following proteins come from a genomic window of Trinickia caryophylli:
- a CDS encoding DUF2235 domain-containing protein — MADTTQIDPADRTPHEVIAAIGENRSAYPSTDCIPCGAVIHIGFFFDGFGRHRDFDDPTTSRYSNICRLWEAHRENTDLRRPKTPNQFWYRFYYSGLGTDMNEEAREGLVTSAVLKTGKEIGKSAEKKAVGIGKKVAGVDRLAIKPQSAISVGVKKGLEDFSYRPIVKSFNDLVGKVTSAPKNVGRVLRLERDDRWVRRARAAARAILYDAKKNPMKAGWDTAKEVFIGVALDSIPWCRDNRAVARLFGTGVEDRVAAAKNQFEKAIEDTKLKMPKIQRIQVSIFGADRGGVLARALANELTEKYKHPSEAKLAYVDPKDPNHTAVPIEIKFLGLLDAVSSLMEENKVLGMVPVLNMIKQNYGGQKLAVPESVARCVHFAAAHELRFYQRLDSLEKTRGLQYLYPGTSEDITGGAPPGTLGARAELQRVVLRDMLHEAITHGIVLDTMEDMRKWKSKTYERFTLAHPISDGKTTYKIGELIEAYREIVPYVARLNFLEHMQVFLRWMAVRYQSPAFRSTVTSRFDTLDARHRALLKESKDAEAAYIALRNQNPPPDSATLAKAEVRWRDSMLPEMISGRDAGIEKRRPAEGVWERIQREAQDMLTRESQQAGLRKQANKMQDMAQSGDLPWDADPDFSVGIIQAMMMSPDQEALAQAWKMGLNGSNPLPPKVMALFDLLVHDTMLTSWHDHLLSSSLYFQTRATDTFGVSDYVKEEKRSKREEKAAERAKQVSDAMTSVPRIPSRL, encoded by the coding sequence ATGGCTGATACGACTCAAATCGATCCCGCTGACCGGACGCCGCATGAAGTTATTGCTGCAATCGGCGAAAACAGGAGCGCATATCCAAGCACCGATTGTATTCCGTGCGGCGCCGTGATCCATATTGGATTCTTTTTCGATGGATTTGGTCGTCATCGCGATTTCGATGACCCTACGACGTCGCGATATTCGAATATCTGTCGTCTGTGGGAAGCGCATCGCGAAAACACGGATCTCCGGCGGCCAAAGACGCCAAATCAGTTTTGGTATCGCTTCTATTATTCTGGGCTCGGCACTGACATGAATGAAGAAGCTCGGGAAGGATTGGTAACATCGGCGGTCTTGAAGACCGGCAAGGAAATCGGCAAGTCGGCCGAGAAGAAGGCGGTCGGTATTGGAAAGAAAGTTGCAGGCGTCGACCGTCTGGCAATCAAACCGCAAAGCGCCATCAGTGTTGGCGTGAAGAAGGGGCTCGAGGACTTCTCGTATCGCCCAATCGTCAAATCCTTCAACGATCTGGTCGGCAAAGTTACGTCCGCGCCGAAGAACGTGGGGCGCGTCTTGAGGTTGGAGCGCGATGATCGCTGGGTGCGACGGGCGCGGGCCGCGGCGCGCGCGATTCTTTACGACGCTAAGAAAAACCCAATGAAGGCTGGGTGGGACACAGCGAAGGAGGTGTTCATTGGCGTCGCGCTGGATTCGATTCCGTGGTGTCGCGATAACCGTGCGGTCGCCCGCCTATTTGGAACGGGTGTGGAGGATCGCGTCGCGGCTGCGAAGAATCAGTTCGAAAAGGCCATCGAAGACACGAAGCTGAAGATGCCGAAGATTCAGCGGATTCAGGTCTCCATCTTCGGGGCCGACCGCGGTGGTGTGCTTGCGCGGGCACTGGCAAACGAACTGACGGAAAAGTACAAACATCCGAGCGAGGCGAAACTCGCGTATGTCGATCCGAAGGACCCGAACCACACGGCCGTACCGATCGAGATCAAGTTTCTCGGGTTGCTCGATGCCGTGTCGTCGCTGATGGAAGAGAACAAGGTGCTGGGCATGGTGCCGGTTCTCAACATGATCAAGCAAAACTATGGTGGCCAGAAGCTCGCCGTGCCTGAGTCTGTCGCGCGGTGCGTGCATTTCGCGGCCGCTCACGAATTGCGTTTCTACCAGCGACTCGACAGTCTCGAGAAAACTCGTGGCCTTCAGTACCTCTATCCGGGAACCAGCGAAGACATCACCGGCGGAGCGCCACCGGGTACGCTGGGCGCCCGCGCCGAATTGCAGCGCGTCGTCCTGCGCGACATGCTGCATGAGGCAATCACGCATGGCATTGTGCTAGACACAATGGAAGATATGCGCAAGTGGAAGTCGAAGACCTATGAACGGTTTACGCTTGCTCACCCCATTTCCGACGGCAAAACGACGTACAAGATTGGAGAGTTGATCGAAGCGTATCGAGAGATTGTCCCCTACGTTGCGCGGCTAAATTTCCTCGAACACATGCAGGTGTTCCTGCGCTGGATGGCGGTGCGATATCAATCTCCCGCGTTCCGTTCAACCGTGACGAGCCGCTTCGATACGCTGGATGCGCGACATCGCGCACTGTTAAAGGAAAGCAAGGACGCCGAGGCCGCATATATCGCGCTCAGAAATCAAAACCCACCGCCGGACAGTGCAACTTTGGCCAAGGCGGAGGTGCGCTGGCGAGACTCGATGTTGCCGGAAATGATTTCCGGTCGCGACGCAGGCATCGAAAAGCGTCGTCCTGCCGAAGGGGTATGGGAGCGTATCCAGAGGGAAGCTCAGGACATGCTGACTCGCGAATCCCAACAGGCTGGTTTGCGGAAGCAGGCCAACAAGATGCAGGACATGGCTCAGAGTGGTGACCTGCCCTGGGACGCAGACCCGGACTTCAGTGTCGGAATTATCCAGGCCATGATGATGTCGCCGGATCAGGAGGCGCTCGCCCAGGCGTGGAAGATGGGCCTTAACGGGTCCAATCCGCTTCCGCCCAAGGTTATGGCGCTGTTCGATCTGCTAGTTCACGACACGATGCTGACGAGCTGGCATGACCATTTGCTGTCGTCGAGTCTCTACTTCCAGACGCGCGCAACCGATACCTTCGGCGTAAGCGACTACGTCAAGGAGGAAAAGCGGAGCAAACGCGAAGAAAAGGCGGCTGAACGAGCGAAGCAGGTAAGCGATGCCATGACGTCAGTTCCCCGGATACCGAGTCGTCTTTGA
- a CDS encoding PAAR domain-containing protein — MAGIIRVGDGHTGGGVVSAGSATRFFMGRAIARLYDPVTCPKHGDNRIATATSGAFDDGIEVAQHNDQCECGCRLISSLPNSGPR; from the coding sequence ATGGCGGGCATCATTCGAGTAGGTGATGGACACACCGGAGGTGGCGTTGTCTCGGCCGGCTCGGCGACACGCTTTTTTATGGGGCGCGCTATTGCGCGCCTTTATGATCCCGTCACATGCCCGAAGCATGGGGACAATCGAATAGCCACGGCCACCTCCGGGGCATTCGACGATGGCATCGAGGTTGCGCAGCATAACGATCAGTGCGAGTGCGGATGCCGGTTGATTTCGTCCTTGCCCAACAGTGGTCCTCGCTGA
- the tssA gene encoding type VI secretion system protein TssA gives MLGGLFKSLFPARDDGEQLARTRLDAWNAWLQPLPGDGGVGRDPGYEDAFFELKDEAGKLSGIDDGLIVRSCEQLLKETGKDLRLAGYYAFARLRQDGPAGFSDGLELAAALVDRFGEAVLPPRAEARKGALEMLATTRVLELLQSSGAFASHDLERALAALDVLLERTAAWPEAARPNLQALVSRFDQKAEPARKAEADAGMQAQAATSSATSSPIASARDLLDQARAMAAWLRDQENGYLPSARLLRTVRWDTLHEVPPADATSRTRLVPPRGELRQQMKRLVLQKQWHELLERVEGAFMEGVNHLWFDLQYFQHVALDHVGAPYSTWRELLRADFALFLERLPGIERLAFSDGTPFADDATLEWIARHAVVRDLEAGEAVAPLPVSADKEGEAAGDWPEIEAQARDLSAREGVEVAFGWLEALPGMKTERHRYLQRLVMARLADYAGKPDTALALLNELDGAARSLPLTRWEPALVFEVKQQLLRALKAMSNRKDADKPALARRVGELQAELTVLDPARALGL, from the coding sequence ATGCTCGGCGGACTCTTCAAAAGTCTCTTTCCCGCGCGCGATGACGGCGAGCAACTCGCGCGCACGCGGCTCGACGCCTGGAACGCATGGCTGCAGCCGCTGCCCGGCGACGGCGGCGTTGGCCGCGACCCCGGCTACGAAGACGCCTTCTTCGAACTGAAAGACGAAGCCGGCAAGCTCTCGGGCATCGACGATGGCCTGATCGTCCGTTCCTGCGAGCAGTTGCTCAAGGAAACGGGCAAGGATCTGCGACTGGCCGGGTACTACGCGTTCGCTCGCCTGCGGCAGGATGGTCCCGCGGGATTTTCCGACGGACTCGAACTGGCCGCCGCGCTTGTCGATCGCTTCGGCGAGGCGGTGCTGCCCCCACGAGCCGAGGCAAGGAAGGGCGCGCTCGAGATGCTGGCCACTACGCGTGTGCTCGAGCTGCTGCAAAGCAGCGGCGCATTTGCATCCCATGACCTCGAGCGCGCGCTCGCCGCACTCGACGTGCTGCTCGAACGCACGGCCGCATGGCCCGAGGCTGCGCGGCCGAATCTGCAGGCGCTCGTGTCCCGTTTCGACCAGAAGGCCGAGCCGGCACGGAAGGCGGAAGCGGACGCCGGCATGCAGGCGCAGGCAGCCACCTCGTCGGCCACGTCGAGCCCGATCGCCTCCGCGCGCGACTTGCTCGATCAGGCCCGCGCAATGGCGGCATGGCTCCGGGACCAGGAAAACGGCTACCTCCCATCCGCCCGGCTTCTGCGGACGGTTCGCTGGGATACGTTGCACGAGGTGCCGCCCGCAGATGCCACTTCCCGCACGCGCCTCGTGCCTCCTCGCGGCGAACTGCGCCAGCAGATGAAGCGGCTCGTGCTGCAAAAGCAATGGCACGAACTGCTCGAACGCGTCGAGGGTGCATTCATGGAGGGAGTGAATCACCTCTGGTTCGACCTCCAGTACTTTCAGCACGTGGCGCTCGATCATGTCGGTGCGCCGTACAGCACGTGGCGCGAGCTGCTGCGCGCGGATTTTGCCCTGTTCCTCGAACGGTTGCCCGGCATCGAGCGCCTCGCCTTCAGCGACGGCACACCATTCGCCGACGACGCGACGCTCGAATGGATCGCGCGGCATGCGGTCGTGCGCGACCTGGAAGCAGGAGAGGCGGTGGCACCGTTGCCGGTGTCTGCCGACAAGGAAGGCGAAGCCGCCGGCGACTGGCCCGAAATCGAAGCACAGGCGCGCGATCTGTCTGCGCGCGAGGGCGTGGAGGTGGCATTCGGCTGGCTCGAGGCCCTTCCTGGAATGAAGACGGAGCGGCACCGCTACTTGCAGCGGCTCGTCATGGCGCGCCTTGCGGATTACGCCGGAAAGCCCGATACGGCCCTCGCGCTGCTGAATGAACTCGACGGCGCGGCTCGCTCGCTGCCGCTCACGCGCTGGGAGCCCGCGCTCGTCTTCGAGGTGAAGCAGCAACTCCTTCGCGCATTGAAGGCAATGAGCAACCGTAAGGATGCCGACAAGCCCGCACTCGCCCGCCGCGTCGGCGAGCTGCAAGCGGAACTCACGGTGCTCGACCCGGCCCGCGCGCTCGGCCTTTAA
- a CDS encoding ImcF-related family protein, which produces MNRQFKLDLLGIIVLVVIPGLLIWERPQWVGVSPANRGVAIAALCVVFVVLLLVFSFNDSSRPAVAWRAVRRWVYDRGRGTLRASEDRPLCAVQMRAATLRQALRDRHGWRWRYRERWVLVAGDLSLVKRLAPGLVEAGYLIAGDTILLYAKQTRDTLETEWLDQIRRLRRRRPVDAIVAVARNRSSASAPFDTDELGQRLARHARALRWAAPAYLLNVTDFDDETSSPDEAMGFTWSNARVSAEEIDTLLQDLANNLADAGVVRLTKNARDRYPAELSQHISNLRSALSGWVLQTARSRVWRHAVHGLLFAPLSKERERALTDAHDDERPLEPPHRAIWQTVADHSRTIHGRRIGFSLSTSAAWLTTGLIACWMAGTMLSGVANRATIRSATDTVTQLSGLGNPPQALQVLDRFDRQIDTLETHQRDGAPWAARFGLNRDEALLEALWPRYTDAANRILVAPIHETLEARLRHLGSLSDAEIASGGDAQVHTAYDTLKAYLMLARPERAAATFLSPQLVATAAPERPVNSPLSPGTWEDLRQHTIAFFADHLARGRVPAMAPDLGLVASTRQTIVSVRGIQNSTDAVYQQILDDAKAKYPPVSLAMLLGDTTGRGLFNTTATVPGVFTRAAWDERIAKAIDDASEQRNVAGDWVLSDVKTTQAAPSTLKAQLRQRYFDDYARAWALFLNSLRWQPAPTLSATADQLTLLGDPQRSPLVALMNAVIYQAGAGANTQSLADNLISKAQQLVGAADKDPSKRAQPQLAPLSAAFGPILRLTGNDLVSGAPANSKAAAQLAATGDLSLARYLERVTAMRLKASQIVSNADPDAMARLAAQSVLQGKTSDMAESREYASRLAASLGEQWSGFGELFRAPFDQSWQVVVQPAASSLNEIWRTAIVTDWNRTFGGRYPFADSDNDASLPEMARFMRPDNGVITQFVTTQLAGVVERQGDRWVAVQGADHGALTIDPGFLASLNKLTRISSVLFPSGEGHVRYELQAVPTPGVTDMKFVLSGRELHYFNQKQEWTPFEWPGQSLENLSHIEWQTEQGGLRTALDSQGRFGLIRLLERAKISQEDSARYLLTWTPDTSQGIALRVQLRSEAGAGPLDVLQLRRFTLPNRIFVTGSARGAGPKLSAVNPPPLPALAIKAAKHAATPLPRGALPEVE; this is translated from the coding sequence ATGAACCGCCAATTCAAGCTTGACCTTCTCGGTATCATCGTTCTCGTCGTTATTCCTGGGCTGCTCATCTGGGAGCGGCCTCAATGGGTTGGCGTGTCTCCTGCGAATCGCGGAGTAGCGATTGCGGCGCTGTGTGTTGTATTCGTGGTGCTCCTGCTCGTGTTCAGCTTTAATGACTCCTCCCGCCCCGCCGTTGCATGGCGCGCTGTGCGGCGGTGGGTCTACGACCGGGGGCGTGGCACGTTGCGCGCATCCGAGGACCGTCCGCTCTGTGCAGTCCAGATGCGTGCGGCAACGCTCAGGCAGGCGCTGCGCGACCGCCACGGCTGGCGTTGGCGCTATCGCGAACGATGGGTGCTCGTGGCCGGCGACCTATCGCTGGTAAAGCGCCTGGCACCGGGACTCGTCGAGGCGGGGTATCTGATCGCCGGTGACACGATCCTGCTGTACGCGAAGCAAACGCGCGACACGCTCGAGACCGAATGGCTCGACCAGATCCGCCGCCTGCGCCGCCGTCGCCCGGTCGACGCGATCGTGGCGGTGGCACGTAACCGCAGTTCAGCCAGTGCGCCTTTCGATACGGACGAACTCGGCCAGCGGCTCGCGCGCCATGCCCGCGCGCTGCGCTGGGCTGCCCCCGCGTATCTGCTCAACGTCACCGATTTCGACGACGAAACCTCGAGCCCCGACGAGGCGATGGGCTTCACCTGGTCGAACGCACGCGTGAGTGCGGAAGAGATCGACACGTTGCTGCAAGACCTCGCCAACAACCTTGCGGACGCCGGCGTCGTACGGCTGACGAAGAATGCTCGCGACCGCTATCCGGCCGAACTGTCGCAGCACATTTCGAACCTTCGCAGTGCGCTGTCGGGGTGGGTCCTGCAGACGGCCCGGTCCCGTGTCTGGCGGCACGCGGTCCACGGGCTTCTTTTCGCACCGCTCTCGAAGGAACGCGAGCGGGCGCTCACCGATGCACATGACGACGAACGGCCCCTCGAGCCCCCACACCGCGCGATCTGGCAGACCGTCGCAGACCACAGCCGCACGATCCACGGCCGCCGCATCGGCTTCTCGCTATCGACGTCCGCGGCATGGCTCACCACCGGCCTGATCGCCTGCTGGATGGCCGGCACGATGCTCTCCGGCGTTGCCAACCGCGCGACGATTCGAAGCGCAACCGACACCGTGACTCAGTTGTCCGGCCTCGGCAACCCACCCCAGGCTTTGCAAGTGCTCGATCGCTTCGATCGTCAGATCGATACACTGGAAACCCATCAACGCGACGGCGCGCCGTGGGCCGCCCGCTTCGGCCTGAACCGGGACGAAGCGTTACTAGAAGCGCTATGGCCGCGTTACACCGACGCGGCCAACCGCATCCTCGTGGCCCCGATCCACGAGACACTCGAGGCGCGCCTGCGTCACCTCGGCTCGCTGTCCGACGCCGAGATCGCCAGCGGCGGCGATGCACAGGTGCACACTGCCTACGACACACTCAAGGCCTACCTCATGCTCGCCAGGCCGGAACGCGCCGCGGCGACTTTCCTGAGCCCGCAACTCGTCGCAACTGCCGCACCCGAGCGCCCCGTGAACTCGCCTCTGTCGCCCGGCACCTGGGAAGACCTGCGCCAGCATACGATCGCGTTCTTTGCGGACCACTTGGCACGCGGCAGAGTGCCTGCCATGGCGCCGGATCTCGGCCTTGTCGCCTCCACGCGCCAAACGATCGTCAGCGTACGAGGTATCCAGAATTCGACCGACGCGGTCTACCAGCAAATCCTCGATGACGCGAAGGCCAAGTATCCGCCCGTGTCGCTCGCGATGCTGCTTGGCGACACGACCGGCCGAGGGCTTTTCAACACGACGGCAACCGTGCCGGGCGTGTTCACACGTGCCGCGTGGGATGAGCGCATCGCGAAGGCGATCGACGACGCGAGCGAGCAGCGCAACGTCGCGGGCGACTGGGTGCTCTCCGATGTCAAGACGACACAGGCTGCACCGTCGACACTAAAGGCTCAGCTTCGCCAGCGCTACTTCGACGATTACGCGCGCGCGTGGGCGCTGTTCCTCAACAGCCTGCGCTGGCAACCGGCACCGACGCTTTCGGCCACTGCCGACCAGTTGACACTGCTGGGCGACCCGCAGCGCTCGCCGCTCGTCGCGCTGATGAATGCGGTCATCTACCAGGCGGGGGCGGGTGCGAACACACAGTCGCTCGCGGACAACCTGATCAGTAAGGCGCAGCAACTCGTCGGGGCGGCAGACAAGGACCCGTCGAAGCGGGCCCAGCCGCAGCTAGCGCCGCTTTCGGCGGCTTTCGGCCCGATCCTGCGCCTGACGGGAAATGATCTGGTGTCTGGTGCCCCAGCGAACAGCAAGGCCGCGGCGCAACTGGCCGCCACGGGCGACCTCAGTCTCGCACGCTACCTCGAGCGCGTCACGGCCATGCGCCTGAAGGCGTCGCAGATTGTCTCCAACGCCGATCCCGACGCGATGGCGCGCCTCGCCGCACAGTCGGTCCTCCAAGGCAAAACGTCGGACATGGCCGAGAGCCGCGAGTACGCGAGCCGCCTCGCCGCGAGCCTGGGCGAACAGTGGTCCGGGTTCGGCGAGCTGTTCCGCGCACCGTTCGATCAGAGCTGGCAGGTCGTGGTGCAGCCGGCCGCCTCGAGCCTGAATGAGATCTGGCGCACGGCGATCGTCACAGACTGGAACAGGACGTTCGGTGGCCGCTACCCTTTCGCCGACTCGGACAACGACGCGTCACTCCCGGAAATGGCGCGCTTCATGCGGCCGGATAACGGCGTGATCACGCAGTTCGTCACGACGCAACTCGCCGGCGTCGTCGAACGGCAGGGCGACCGGTGGGTGGCCGTGCAAGGCGCCGATCACGGCGCGCTCACGATCGATCCGGGCTTCCTCGCGAGCCTCAACAAGCTCACCCGGATCTCGAGCGTGTTGTTCCCGTCCGGAGAGGGGCACGTGCGCTACGAGTTGCAGGCGGTGCCGACACCGGGCGTCACCGACATGAAATTCGTGTTGTCCGGGCGTGAACTGCACTATTTCAACCAGAAGCAGGAGTGGACCCCGTTCGAGTGGCCTGGGCAGTCGCTGGAGAACCTGTCGCATATCGAATGGCAGACCGAGCAGGGCGGACTGCGCACGGCACTCGATTCGCAGGGGCGGTTTGGTCTGATCCGGCTGTTGGAGCGCGCAAAGATATCGCAGGAGGACAGCGCGCGCTATCTGCTGACCTGGACACCGGACACGAGCCAAGGTATTGCGCTCAGGGTGCAATTGCGCAGCGAGGCGGGGGCGGGGCCGCTGGACGTGCTGCAACTCAGGCGCTTCACGTTGCCCAACCGCATCTTTGTCACTGGATCAGCGAGGGGGGCGGGGCCGAAGCTGTCGGCCGTCAATCCGCCGCCGCTGCCGGCGTTGGCGATCAAGGCCGCGAAGCACGCCGCGACGCCATTGCCGCGTGGCGCATTGCCGGAGGTCGAGTGA